A stretch of Eleutherodactylus coqui strain aEleCoq1 chromosome 2, aEleCoq1.hap1, whole genome shotgun sequence DNA encodes these proteins:
- the CKAP2L gene encoding cytoskeleton-associated protein 2-like: MEATKRWTAEEERRLKLLEYLAAKGRLKPQNDKPYLKDCTNLQNKRPQESSKQICKPKNSAPNKGSHFTFGLSKSKTSSATLLHQSNSGKIPTQPTVSTKRLVSNASSRNPLPPKCGLPRVRPEQRDHAGRTSHPPSVPSAHAKQERREESDVTLTVILTKKDGEKPEICVVDETSPTTGGQCASGLYASVQRKNGEPGVSQSKQVPATKAVTQATKTKSDPKTQPPASKPVSLASSGHIRIVSRLSLPDAKSKSVSERSFLIKSSRYDGSKQPLNVRKSQPVDNSHKTTCPTAKSSSAVAACTTMVHKKISTGPVSAPSRRPHSSDCTSKRISYSQNTQNKPIAPRKSTAPTGCKTVVNGSKDENNEGNREHKQQGVTGATQEVLTKASNLTATDTASRPQTPRMTVEDCKKKLQEWLNSKGKTYKRPPMLLPPKRPPTAKKQNPHNRSLWEGIEEEEEMLAWSKKISQTLSECLELIEKEVSVEDIHAALDKVPEAKKFAKYWVCKARLLEREGICDVMDVYKQGVQFGATPLDELREVVFDIMKNTTKKTKVVTFGPLPAEEVTESEIHEDISLTPFTNRTEQVKTPCTGTSICDQGSAVKLHVASLTSKKRISESGQEWKRLTPVRRSVRIHHSASQYPEVVQEHDTVVSCLEELLDKADAEAYLYTRNEALPEEAEHNLMILRKKDPTEGQHEGPV; the protein is encoded by the exons ATGGAAGCGACGAAGAGATGGACAGCGGAAG AAGAGCGCCGGTTGAAGCTTCTGGAATATTTGGCAGCAAAAGGCCGACTGAAGCCTCAAAACGACAA ACCTTATCTAAAAGATTGCACTAATCTACAGAATAAAAGGCCACAAGAGTCTTCTAAACAG ATTTGTAAGCCAAAGAACTCCGCTCCGAATAAAGGGTCACATTTTACTTTCGGATTGAGTAAAAGCAAAACCTCATCCGCAACCCTTCTGCATCAGTCAAATTCAGGAAAAATCCCTACGCAGCCAACTGTCTCCACCAAGAGACTTGTGAGTAACGCTTCATCCAGGAACCCGCTGCCACCCAAATGTGGTCTACCAAGAGTGAGACCTGAGCAGAGGGACCATGCGGGGAGGACATCACACCCTCCGTCTGTTCCCAGCGCCCATGCTAAACAGGAAAGAAGGGAAGAATCAGACGTCACATTAACAGTCATCTTGACCAAAAAAGATGGGGAGAAACCTGAAATCTGTGTGGTGGATGAGACCTCACCTACCACGGGAGGCCAGTGTGCATCCGGGCTGTACGCAAGTGTGCAGCGCAAGAACGGAGAGCCGGGTGTATCTCAGTCTAAGCAAGTACCTGCAACTAAAGCCGTAACGCAGGCCACCAAAACGAAAAGTGATCCTAAGACGCAGCCTCCAGCTAGTAAGCCTGTGTCCCTGGCCAGCAGTGGACACATCCGCATAGTTTCTAGATTAAGCCTGCCAGACGCTAAAAGTAAAAGTGTTAGCGAAAGAAGTTTCTTGATTAAGTCTTCAAGGTATGACGGCTCAAAACAACCACTAAATGTGCGCAAGTCGCAGCCGGTCGACAATTCTCATAAAACAACTTGTCCTACTGCCAAGTCCAGCTCAGCGGTGGCGGCCTGCACCACGATGGTCCATAAGAAGATTAGCACTGGTCCAGTCTCTGCTCCGAGCAGAAGACCACATAGTTCGGATTGCACTTCCAAGAGAATATCCTATAGTCAGAACACTCAGAATAAACCAATAGCTCCCCGGAAAAGCACAGCGCCAACTGGATGCAAGACAGTAGTCAATGGGTCCAAGGATGAGAACAATGAGGGGAACCGAGAGCACAAGCAACAAGGTGTCACCGGTGCAACTCAAGAAGTCCTCACGAAAGCTTCCAACCTGACAGCCACCGACACCGCCAGCAGACCACAGACTCCCAGGATGACTGTAGAAGACTGCAA GAAGAAATTACAAGAGTGGCTAAACTCAAAGGGGAAGACTTACAAGAGGCCGCCCATGTTACTGCCGCCAAAGAGGCCACCGACAGCGAAGAAACAAAACCCTCATAACCGTTCATTGTGGGAAGGtattgaggaagaggaggagatgcTGGCTTGGTCAAAGAAAATCAGCCAGACACTTAGCGAGTGTCTAGAACTCATCGAGAAG GAAGTCTCAGTGGAGGATATTCATGCTGCATTGGACAAGGTCCCAGAAGCAAAAAAGTTTGCAAAGTACTGGGTGTGTAAGGCAAGGCTGTTGGAGAGAGAAGGCATCTGTGATGTGATGGACGTGTACAAACAAGGCGTCCAGTTCGGGGCCACG CCACTCGACGAACTGAGAGAAGTTGTGTTTGACATCATGAAGAACACAACCAAGAAGACAAAAG TGGTCACATTTGGGCCCTTGCCAGCTGAGGAGGTGACGGAGAGCGAGATCCACGAGGACATCTCGTTAACCCCATTTACTAACCGTACAGAACAGGTGAAGACACCTTGTACTGGAACCAGCATATGCGACCAAGGCTCGGCCGTGAAGCTCCACGTTGCATCTCTTACCAG CAAGAAGAGAATTTCTGAAAGTGGTCAGGAGTGGAAGCGTCTGACTCCAGTGAGGAGGTCGGTGCGGATCCATCACTCAGCGTCTCAGTACCCGGAGGTTGTACAGGAACACGATACTGTGGTGTCCTGTTTGGAGGAGCTCCTGGACAAGGCGGATGCAGAAGCCTACTTATACACGAGGAATGAAGCCCTACCAGAGGAGGCGGAGCACAACCTTATGATCTTGAGGAAGAAAGACCCCACAGAAGGCCAACATGAAGGACCAGTGTGA